The Sabethes cyaneus chromosome 3, idSabCyanKW18_F2, whole genome shotgun sequence DNA window CTTGGATTTTCTGGAAGCCGGGGCCGAGTGTATTATGACTAACACCTATCAAGCCAGTATCGAAGGCTACATGGAGTATTTGGATCTCAGTGAAGAGGGAAGTCTTCAGCTAATCAAATCCACTGTTAAACTTGCTCAGATGGCCAGAACTAAGTATTTGGCGGAGAATGACGTTCGACGCATCCCACTGGTGGTGGCCTCGATTGGACCCTACGGGGCTCATTTGCATGACGGTTCAGAGTACACTGGCGAGTATGCCGATTACGTTTCTGTAGACACGCTGCAAAAGTGGCATCGGAATCGAATTGACGCATGCTTAGAAGCAGGAGTTGATGTATTGGGGATTGAGACTATCCCGTGCAAGGTGAGTTTGAAGTGTAAGCTGTGGTTCCCGCTTATATTTTTTCGCGTTGTTCGCAGATGGAAGCGGAAGCTATGCTGGATTTAATGAGCGAAGAATATCCAAACGTAAAGTTTTGGATTGCATTCCAGTGTAAAGACAGTGTCCGTACCGCACGCGGGGAAAACTTTGCCGAGGCAGCCACCTATATCTGGAACAAAGCCAAAGAATCGATGAACGACAATCTGGTTGCCGTGGGAGTTAACTGCGTTCATCCGCAGTTCGTAACCCCACTGTTTAAATCAATCAACGAAAAGCGACCCACCAGCGATCGTATCCCTTTGATCGTGTATCCCAATTCCGGCGAAGTGTACAGCGTGGAATCCGGGTAAGGATCTTTATGATGTGAAAAGTCTCAAGTTGAACTGAGGGTATTTTTTGCGTTTCACAGCTGGCAAGGCAAAGAGGACTGCGTTCCGCTGGAACACTACGTGCCCCAGTGGGTTGAGCTTGGAGCACGTTTCATTGGCGGGTGCTGTCGGACTTACGCGCGGGACATTAAACGGATAAAACAAACTGTGAACTCACTACAGACCAGTGCTGCCTTAAAACAATTGTAATGTGTGATAATTACGTGTGTTTGTTTGCATGAGTTATACTCATCTATGTGTCTGTGACAAGAGCAGTGCAACTTTTTTATTGTTAGGATAGTAAAAGTAACTCACTTCAAGTGGAGGGATGATAAGAGTTCGCTAGTCGGACATTAGTTTGATTCTGATCCTCTATGACAAATGCTTAGACTAGATTCATCGTAAATTGTTTTCTAAAAGTGTTCTAAAGACAAAATAAAGTGTAACTAGTAATAGTCCAAACCAAATAGCATCGATGGCATCTGCGTCGGATGACATTATTATTCTGGGCGATTTCAATCTACCAAGCATTATGTGGCGTGAACGTGGCAACGGGTACCTGTACGCTGACCCTCCGGCCGTCTGCTACGACTACGCCCATGCTGATTTTGGGGATATTCTAAATGTTTTAAGCAGCATCAACTGGAGTACAGTTTTAGATAATGACGATATAAACACTgctgccacaaccttctccaataTCTTGAACTACGTTATCGATCGTCACGTTCCCAAAAGAACTGCTCCCGTTCAGTACCAGATACCCTGGCTAAACACTATGTTGCGACGTCTCAAATCCGAAAGGAAAGCGGCTCTAAAGAAATTTACGAGGTACAGGACCCTACCCCTCCGCAACCGTTCGTCGTTCCTGCTTTCGAAACTACCTGAGAAATGTCGAGCGAAGATTGAAGCGTAACCCTAAATCTCTTTGGAAATATGTCAACGAGCAACGGAAAGATGAACCCTGTTTGAACcagtatttgcatttttcaaaccgtacatctctgataaccaacatggattcatgcCCAAGCGCTCCACGATTACCAATCTCTTGACTCGCACATCCTACGTGATAAATAGTTTCGATGCTCGGTCGCaaacaggggtgacattgcgattatcgtttcgagtgattttggttcgagacgcccatttgtttaacgtggtcgaaacgaaccaagatcattcgaaacgagatgcgcaatgtcaccccagatgtcatttacactgatctttccgcagctttcgacaaattgaaccaccaaatcgctattgctaaactggataaactTGACATAGGTGGTCCGTTGCTGCATTGGTTCCGGTCATACTTATCGGATCGCCACTTAAAGGTGAACATTGAGGTCAGTCTCTCTGGATCGTTCACTACTCATTCTggaataccacaaggcagccatcttggtcctttaatattccttatctacttcaatgacgtcaactacctgcttaaaggtccgcgactcttgtttgctgacgacctcaagttatactcaaaagtcgaaaatctatccgacgccgctgtccttcaggaggaactatcgacctttgacaaatggtgtgtcgacaaccgcatgctgcttaACCCCAACAAGTGTGAAGTCATCACATTTTCCTGAAAGCTGAGCCCGTTCGCTTTTGACTACAAGCTATCAAATACGCCATTACGTCGTGAAAACTGTGTCAACGATCTGGggatactgctcgactctaaacttacattcaaacagcacatcgcgttcatcgtggacaaagcctgcagaaaccttggcttcattatgcgcatcggcaagaatttcaacgatctttactgcttgaaagttctttattgtgcattagtccgctccaatcttgaatactgtgctccagtttggagcccatact harbors:
- the LOC128741294 gene encoding uncharacterized protein LOC128741294 isoform X1 yields the protein MVQFSVQSSVGKGLDKVAGGKQTMEKVTILDGGFATQLSVHVGKHVDGDPLWSARFNATNPNAVFKTHLDFLEAGAECIMTNTYQASIEGYMEYLDLSEEGSLQLIKSTVKLAQMARTKYLAENDVRRIPLVVASIGPYGAHLHDGSEYTGEYADYVSVDTLQKWHRNRIDACLEAGVDVLGIETIPCKMEAEAMLDLMSEEYPNVKFWIAFQCKDSVRTARGENFAEAATYIWNKAKESMNDNLVAVGVNCVHPQFVTPLFKSINEKRPTSDRIPLIVYPNSGEVYSVESGWQGKEDCVPLEHYVPQWVELGARFIGGCCRTYARDIKRIKQTVNSLQTSAALKQL
- the LOC128741294 gene encoding uncharacterized protein LOC128741294 isoform X2; this translates as MEKVTILDGGFATQLSVHVGKHVDGDPLWSARFNATNPNAVFKTHLDFLEAGAECIMTNTYQASIEGYMEYLDLSEEGSLQLIKSTVKLAQMARTKYLAENDVRRIPLVVASIGPYGAHLHDGSEYTGEYADYVSVDTLQKWHRNRIDACLEAGVDVLGIETIPCKMEAEAMLDLMSEEYPNVKFWIAFQCKDSVRTARGENFAEAATYIWNKAKESMNDNLVAVGVNCVHPQFVTPLFKSINEKRPTSDRIPLIVYPNSGEVYSVESGWQGKEDCVPLEHYVPQWVELGARFIGGCCRTYARDIKRIKQTVNSLQTSAALKQL